One Rhipicephalus microplus isolate Deutch F79 chromosome 4, USDA_Rmic, whole genome shotgun sequence genomic window carries:
- the LOC119172229 gene encoding uncharacterized protein LOC119172229: MIPTILCRSRNIGYHFNNPGMKLCFLFITLSQAHSASIPDLRLRIGARTYEVTRNPERTAARLSTVTYACSRERYMAGFGACNDVHLVRRAFPTPAAWLALAFLVGFHQHNEVGVVADDAVEGRIKSPFTCQGRPYGFYADPMSGCHGFHICNPQVIGGLLHSRIYSYQCRGDWVFDQLRFACVPPNATRPDVCEQVERFYYINEAFTMRAKLLESRVSKRLFSCDRIAPGTYADMRSGCKSYFMCAIVDGEEIGARMSCPMPTVFDQRTKSCQFPDLATPCELSEMYFDVPNYEYIKLTQKPTTVFNLSPRGNVRLPSMPEHSAYRSPVGNKLLSSEVILAGLGVKHIMAKHAVTASNGHSVPEAPPSNFSCWGRQYGYYADVELDCEYFHVCTVVVGTKGQRLFLKYSFHCDEGTFFDQEQFECRIPAEALPCSQAQVYYDRNSAWNE; encoded by the exons ATGATTCCGACAATTCTTTGTCGGTCCCGTAACATCGGATATCACTTCAATAATCCCGGTATGAAGCTTTGCTTTCTCTTTATAACTCTCTCCCAGGCGCACTCAGCGAGCATACCTGACCTGCGCCTGCGCATTGGCGCACGAACTTACGAGGTTACAAGAAACCCGGAACGAACAGCCGCCAGACTATCGACAGTTACCTATGCATGTTCGCGAGAGCGATACATGGCTGGCTTTGGCGCCTGCAACGATGTACACCTCGTCCGTCGTGCTTTTCCGACCCCGGCGGCGTGGTTAGCCCTGGCATTCCTCGTCGGCTTCCATCAGCACAATGAAGTGGGCGTCGTCGCGGACGACGCCGTCGAAGGCCGCATCAAGTCGCCCTTTACGTGCCAGGGCCGGCCGTACGGCTTCTACGCCGACCCCATGTCCGGATGCCACGGGTTCCACATCTGCAACCCGCAAGTGATTGGCGGCCTGCTGCACTCGCGCATCTACAGTTACCAATGCCGAGGAGACTGGGTGTTCGACCAGCTGCGCTTCGCCTGCGTGCCACCGAACGCGACCAGACCAGATGTATGTGAGCAAGTGGAGAGGTTCTACTACATCAACGAAGCGTTCACCATGCGTGCCAAGCTGCTGGAGTCTCGGGTTTCCAAACGACTCTTCAGCTGCGACCGAATCGCGCCTGGAACGTACGCCGACATGCGTTCGGGATGCAA GTCGTACTTCATGTGCGCTATCGTCGATGGCGAAGAGATCGGAGCCAGGATGTCTTGCCCCATGCCCACTGTGTTCGACCAGCGCACCAAGAGTTGCCAGTTTCCCGACTTGGCAACCCCTTGCGAGCTGTCGGAGATGTACTTCGACGTTCCCAACTACGAATACATCAAGCTTACGCAGAAGCCGACAACAGTATTCAACCTTTCCCCTCGAGGCAATGTCCGATTGCCTAGCATGCCGGAGCATTCTGCGTATCGGAGTCCAGTTGGGAACAAG TTGCTCTCATCTGAAGTGATCTTGGCTGGACTCGGGGTGAAGCACATCATGGCGAAGCACGCTGTCACGGCTTCCAACGGCCACAGCGTCCCCGAGGCGCCTCCATCGAACTTCAGCTGCTGGGGTCGTCAGTACGGCTACTACGCCGACGTGGAACTGGACTGCGAGTACTTTCACGTGTGCACCGTCGTAGTGGGCACCAAGGGACAGCGACTGTTCCTGAAGTACTCGTTTCACTGCGACGAGGGCACTTTCTTCGATCAGGAACAATTTGAGTGCCGCATCCCCGCGGAGGCGCTGCCGTGCTCGCAGGCTCAGGTTTACTACGACCGAAACTCCGCGTGGAACGAGTAA
- the LOC119172228 gene encoding gamma-butyrobetaine dioxygenase — protein sequence MEVCRKILLSRTGRQIIQCRTSGVPITKATVAARSARSMSTVLAEEHEEFSLPPPKIKDVYKSSENTLCVTFSDNSKCQFSSTWLRDSCRCQACVHPPTQEKQLNSAQIDPKIQPLSWDVENNAQLLEVFWPQSARRPPHASTYSAEWLHQFSQLFQPKEREAEPSPIKVAATPAASAAEPMALPQPHDDIKDEAYTNKKSSVILWNRDEIEENPPEVEYEDFMGTRAGLKKMLKNVCKYGISVLKGVPLHELEVISVARRMGYIRETGYGLTFDVRYNADPKTHLSYTGVTFSHHTDLAYRERAPGVQLLHCLKAADPATCGQEAGGKSFFVDGFYAAQWLRYNYPEHFKILSTTPVIFSFLDAERDRWFRESWPVISVDYMGKLKDIHFSPFSMRPPLLPQDKVAAYYEALRLFAQRIEQSTLQYSFYLSPGDLVVLNNRRILHGRTSYDPTKVDRHLKGCYMDLDELKSLYEKMRKDDTL from the exons ATGGAAG TTTGCAGAAAAATCCTTCTTTCTAGAACCGGGAGGCAAATCATCCAATGCCGCACTTCCGGCGTCCCAATCACCAAAGCTACAG TGGCGGCGAGATCGGCTCGTTCTATGAGCACTGTTCTCGCCGAAGAGCATGAAGAATTCTCACTTCCCCCACCAAAGATCAAAGACGTGTACAAATCCAGCGAGAACACCCTATGTGTCACCTTCTCCGACAACAGCAAATGCCAGTTCAGCAGCACTTGG CTGCGGGACAGCTGCCGGTGCCAGGCATGCGTGCATCCACCGACGCAAGAGAAGCAGCTCAACAGCGCCCAGATAGACCCCAAAATCCAGCCTCTCTCCTGGGACGTCGAGAACAacgcgcagcttctggaggtctTCTGGCCCCAGTCTGCACGCCGGCCGCCGCATGCCAGCACCTACTCGGCCGAATGGCTTCACCAATTTTCCCAACTCTTCCAGCCCAAGGAGCGAGAGGC AGAACCTAGCCCCATTAAAGTAGCGGCCACCCCTGCTGCTTCCGCTGCCGAGCCCATGGCTCTGCCGCAGCCTCACGATGACATTAAAGACGAGGCTTACACGAACAAGAAGTCCTCCGTGATCCTTTGGAACCGCGACGAGATAGAGGAGAACCCGCCTGAAGTGGAGTACGAGGATTTTATGGGCACGCGAGCTGGCCTCAAGAAGATGCTCAAGAACGTGTGCAAGTACGGCATTTCCGTCCTCAAAG GAGTGCCCCTGCACGAGCTCGAGGTCATCAGTGTGGCACGGCGCATGGGCTACATCCGAGAGACCGGCTACGGCTTGACCTTTGACGTGCGCTACAACGCCGACCCGAAGACGCACCTGTCCTACACGGGAGTAACGTTCAGCCACCACACCGACCTGGCGTACCGGGAACGAGCTCCGGGCGTCCAGCTCCTGCACTGCCTGAAGGCGGCCGACCCGGCCACCTGTGGCCAGGAGGCCGGAGGCAAGTCCTTCTTCGTGGACGGCTTCTACGCGGCTCAGTGGCTGCGCTACAACTACCCCGAGCACTTCAAGATCCTCTCCACGACGCCGGTCATCTTCTCATTCCTGGACGCCGAGAGAGAc AGGTGGTTCCGTGAATCATGGCCCGTGATAAGCGTCGACTACATGGGCAAGTTGAAGGACATCCACTTCAGCCCGTTCTCGATGAGGCCACCGCTGCTGCCGCAGGACAAGGTGGCCGCCTACTACGAGGCACTGCGACTGTTCGCGCAGCGCATTGAGCAGAGCACGCTGCAGTACTCCTTCTACCTGAGCCCCGGTGATCTTGTAGTGCTCAACAACCGTAGGATCTTGCACGGAAGGACGAGCTACGACCCCACCAAAGTCGACAG GCACCTGAAAGGCTGCTACATGGACCTCGACGAGCTGAAGTCTCTGTACGAGAAAATGCGGAAAGATGACACTCTGTAA